A single Kwoniella bestiolae CBS 10118 chromosome 6, complete sequence DNA region contains:
- a CDS encoding uridine kinase has protein sequence MSDNQLYEHASRPTLQPRKSSRSKNMVMASHGRAPWYGPDGKNVEAYVVGIAGGSASGKTSVARAILSALNYVPTVLILSQDAFYCAHTPEEVELAFNNDLDLDHPNSIDTPLFVKCLLDLKQGKATEIPVYSFVHHQRMPEKKYIYGASVIIVEGIMALQSPELRALYDLKVFVNCDSDLMLARRIKRDVKERGRDVDGILDQYLRFVKNSYDNFVQPSSRYADIIVPGSSNQLAIELLVTHVKRQLDTRSLRFRRMLAEAGDERSKARSRASTLVDGQNDIDGEDNVVLLEQTNQLLGIMTILRDRTTDRGEFIFHADRLSTIVVEKALTLIPCEPKTVRTPLGIDYQGLARDDRLVGISILRSGGPFSHGLRRVIRDVPIGAMLIQSDPKTGEPLLLKSDLPSSIKSRDTSGDVKVLLLDSQMGTGAAAMMAIRVLLDHGIQPPNIIFLTYIITQPAIHSVHRAFPEVQIVTASIDPELSEMHIPYNANSLSLGEGAVGVGEADFATRTVSPVDDLHLHEVGEKPDPRDALKTEKELSSNKFKVPVKETERLKFSREHKSQSIGEKRAWVISPGMGHIGDRYYIS, from the exons ATGTCAGATAATCAACTATACGAACATGCATCAAGACCAACATTACAGCCCAGGAAATCATCCAGGAGCAAAAATATGGTCATGGCCTCTCATGGCAGAGCACCGTGGTACGGTCCAGATGGGAAGAACGTAGAGGCTTATGTGGTTGGTATAGCAGGTGGGAGTGCTTCgggcaag ACCTCCGTAGCTCGAGCTATCCTCTCTGCACTCAACTATGTACCCACCGTCCTGATCTTATCACAAGATGCGTTCTACTGTGCTCATACGCCTGAAGAGGTTGAGTTGGCATTTAACAATGATttggatctgg ACCACCCGAATTCCATAGATACCCCTCTTTTCGTCAAG TGCCTACTGGATCTTAAACAAGGTAAAGCTACCGAG ATACCAGTCTACTCATTTGTGCATCATC AGCGGATGCCAGAGAAGAAGTACATATACGGAGCGAGTGTTATCATCGT GGAAGGTATAATGGCATTGCAGTCGCCCGAACTGAGAGCATTGTACGATCTCAAGGTGTTTGTT AATTGCGATTCCGACTTGATGTTGGCAAGACGTATAAAGCGGGATGTAAAAGAGCGGGGGAGGGATGTAGATGGGATATTGGATCAG TATTTACGCTTCGTCAAAAACAGTTACGATAACTTTGTTCAGCCCTCTTCTCGTTATGCGGATATA ATTGTCCCAGGATCATCCAACCAGCTAGCTATAGAGCTCCTCGTAACTCACGTGAAAAGACAGCTCGACACCCGTTCATTGCGATTCAGAAGGATGTTAGCTGAAGCTGGAGACGAACGATCGAAAGCTAGATCCAGGGCCTCGACCCTTGTAGATGGTCAGAATGACATTGACGGTGAAGATAATGTAGTCTTATTGGAACAGACTAATCAACTTCTC GGTATCATGACGATCCTGAGAGATCGAACGACAGATAGAGGAGAATTCATATTTCACGCGGATAGATTATCGACGATAGTGGTTGAGAAGGCTTTGACGTTGATACCATGCGAACCTAAGACTGTTAGAACACCTTTGGGCATAGATTATCAAGGGTTGGCAAGGGATGAC CGCCTAGTGGGAATATCAATCTTACGTTCCGGCGGACCGTTCTCCCATGGTCTCAGACGAGTGATCCGAGACGTACCTATAGGAGCGATGTTGATTCAATCTGATCCGAAGACTGGTGAACCTTTATTGTTGAAAAGCGATCTACCCAGTTCGATCAAATCTAGAGATACAAGTGGTGATGTGAAGGTTTTGTTGTTGGATAGTCAGATGGGTACTGGGGCCGCTGCGA TGATGGCAATTAGAGTACTACTAGACCACGGTATACAACCCCCCAACATCATTTTCCTAACCTACATAATCACCCAACCTGCCATCCATTCAGTACACCGTGCATTCCCCGAAGTACAAATCGTGACTGCCTCCATCGACCCGGAATTATCCGAGATGCACATTCCCTACAATGCCAATTCCCTGTCATTGGGAGAAGGCGCAGTaggagttggagaagctGATTTCGCCACGAGAACCGTCTCGCCAGTGGATGATCTTCACTTGCATGAGGTGGGGGAGAAACCTGATCCTAGGGATGCGTTGAAGACTGAGAAGGAGCTATCGTCGAATAAATTCAAGGTGCCTGTAAAAGAGACGGAGAGGTTGAAATTCTCTAGAGAGCATAAGAGTCAAAGTATTGGGGAGAAGAGAGCTTGGGTTATTTCGCCTG GTATGGGTCATATTGGAGATAGATATTATATATCATAG
- a CDS encoding arginase: MSLLPRLSSSLKPSFANPIKRIGGLRAYHIHATPSAEKGRTEPQYKYKFLEGKPTVGIVGCPFSGGQGRTGVDLAPNKLISAGLVDQLSSLGWEVHYNSQEKFIDIPYNPIPASSPSAPETGTEVVSDSKDKEKKIQRLPDEDIGKMKKPRLVSEVNHIVSKEVEGIAKRGWLPLTLGGDHSLALGTVSGTKAKYPDACLIWVDAHADINTPETTDSGNLHGCPVSFLLGLEGTDVEPFNKWLKPCLKPEEIVYIGLRDVDGPEKEILKKHGIKAFSMHHVDKYGIGKVVEMALDHVNPDRSKPIHLSYDVDALDPMVAPSTGTPVRGGLTFREGHYITEALAETGCLVSVDIMEVNPSLLDPGSVEKTVAAGCSLARASLGETLL, from the exons ATGTCCCTCTTACCTCgactctcatcatcgctcaaACCGTCGTTCGCTAATCCCATCAAGAGGATAGGAGGCCTGCGTGCGTACCATATCCATGCTACACCTTCAGctgagaaggggaggacGGAACCGCAGTATAAATATAAGTTTTTGGAGGGGAAACCTACGGTGGGG ATCGTGGGATGTCCTttcag CGGCGGGCAAGGGCGTACAGGCGTTGACCTCGCCCCTAACAAACTAATCTCCGCCGGCCTGGTCGACCAGCTCTCCTCGCTAGGCTGGGAAGTCCACTACAACTCTCAAGAGAAATTTATCGATATACCTTACAACCCCATCCCCGCTTCGTCCCCCTCTGCTCCAGAGACCGGAACGGAAGTAGTATCCGATTcgaaagataaggagaagaagatacagAGGTTGCCTGATGAGGATattgggaagatgaagaagccTAGGTTGGTTTCTGAGGTGAATCATATTGTCtcgaaggaggttgaggggattgCGAAGAGGGGGTGGTTGCCTTTGACTTTGGGTGGGGATCATAGTTTG GCACTCGGGACAGTATCGGGAACCAAAGCCAAATACCCAGATGCATGTCTGATATGG GTCGACGCCCATGCAGATATCAACACACCCGAGACCACTGATTCTGGTAACCTCCATGGCTGTCCTGTATCCTTCCTACTTGGATTGGAAGGGACGGACGTAGAACCATTCAATAAATGGTTGAAACCTTGCTTGAAGCCTGAAGAGAT CGTCTACATAGGTCTCCGGGATGTCGATGGTCCCGAGAAAGAAATACTGAAGAAACACGGTATCAAAGCTTTTTCAATGCACCATGTCGATAAGTACGGTATTGGCAAGGTAGTAGAGATGGCTCTGGACCATGTCAACCCGGATAGATCTAAGCCTATTCACTTGAGTTATGATGTGGATGCTTTGGATCCTATGGTTGCGccga GTACCGGTACACCTGTCAGAGGAGGTTTGACATTTAGAGAGG GTCACTATATAACGGAAGCTTTGGCAGAGACTGGTTGTCTGGTATCTGTCGAtatcatg GAGGTCAATCCGTCGCTGCTTGATCCTGGCTCAGTCGAGAAGACTGTAGCAGCTGGATGCTCGCTAGCTCGAGCTTCGTTGGGAGAGACATTGCTATGA